Proteins from a genomic interval of Limisphaera ngatamarikiensis:
- a CDS encoding FAD binding domain-containing protein, with amino-acid sequence MKPFEYANALSAQSARDLLGPRGHYLAGGNDLLGRLKDDITEASRLVNIKTIPGLDRIEPGPDRWRIGALVTIAQIEDHPEIKKVFPGLQQAAAEVGSQQIRNVATLGGNLAQHSRCWYYRHRDIQCLKKRGRICYAIEGDNRYHALFTGNVCISPVVSNLAIALTALDATAIVLRNGQEQRMSMAELYELAWDNPTAHHSLRPGDLILRVEIPVARRRSAYLQISEKHAFDWALVSCAAAANLENGRLRDVRIALGCISPVPHQVAAANQFLEGKPLQDDVIEQAADLILAGAQPQSHNGYKIPIARALIRRTLHQLQA; translated from the coding sequence ATGAAACCGTTCGAATACGCCAACGCCCTGTCCGCACAAAGCGCCCGGGACCTCCTCGGGCCCCGGGGACATTACCTGGCCGGCGGCAATGACCTGCTCGGCCGGCTCAAAGACGACATCACCGAAGCGTCGCGCCTGGTCAACATCAAGACCATCCCGGGACTGGACCGGATCGAGCCCGGGCCGGATCGCTGGCGCATCGGTGCCCTCGTCACCATCGCGCAGATCGAAGACCACCCGGAAATCAAAAAGGTCTTCCCCGGCCTCCAACAGGCCGCCGCCGAGGTCGGTTCCCAACAAATCCGCAACGTGGCCACCCTCGGCGGCAACCTCGCCCAACATTCCCGTTGCTGGTACTACCGGCACCGCGACATCCAATGCCTCAAAAAACGCGGCCGCATCTGCTACGCCATCGAAGGCGACAACCGGTATCACGCCCTCTTCACCGGCAACGTCTGCATCAGCCCGGTCGTCTCCAACCTCGCCATCGCACTGACCGCCCTGGACGCCACCGCCATCGTCCTGCGCAACGGACAGGAACAACGCATGTCCATGGCCGAACTTTATGAGCTGGCCTGGGACAACCCCACGGCCCATCACTCCCTGCGGCCCGGCGACCTCATCCTCCGGGTGGAAATCCCGGTGGCCCGCCGCCGCAGCGCCTACCTCCAAATCAGTGAAAAACACGCCTTCGATTGGGCCCTGGTAAGCTGCGCCGCCGCCGCCAACCTCGAAAACGGCCGGCTCCGGGACGTCCGCATCGCCCTGGGTTGCATCTCGCCCGTCCCCCACCAGGTCGCCGCCGCCAACCAGTTCCTGGAAGGTAAACCTCTACAGGACGATGTCATCGAACAGGCGGCCGACCTGATCCTGGCCGGCGCACAACCCCAGTCCCACAACGGCTACAAAATCCCCATCGCACGCGCCCTCATCCGCCGAACCCTCCACCAGCTACAAGCCTGA